The DNA sequence AAATATCTCCAGGGAAAAGTGCGGAAAAGCTACCGTGTCTATACTTGAGCACCAGGCCGTTGTCATTGCTGGTGATGGCAGAAGGGGTAGAAGTATTGGTCAGTACTGTAAGAGAAGCATCGCCGTTTTGGTGAAGAATCGTGTTTGAGAGAGGGATCTTAACCGTGACATTTTTCTCGGCAGCAGTAAGAAGAAGCCGATTCCAGCCCTCTGCATCGTAATCTTTCTGGGAAAGCCATAAAGTTTTCACCTTAAAGTGACGTAAAATAAAAATGAGACCGTTATAATGATCGCTATCGGGATGGGTTATGACGATATCATCTATTCTGCCGATTCCCCGCCTGAATATATAGGGCGCAATTACCCTTTCTCCTATATTAAAAGCCGGTGAGGATATAGCGCCACCATCGATGAGCAGCCTCCTTCCACCAGGCATTTCAATAAAGGTGCAGCTGCCATGTCCCACATCCAGGTAAGCGATAGTCGACTCTTTGGTCAATGATTTTGTGACTTCTCCTGGAGGCCAGGCAAGGAATAAAAGAGCCACGGCCGGGAGGAGCAGTGAGGGGAGATGGTAGCGCGCAGGATAATGTTCTTTGAGGAAAAAAGGTAAAAAACTGAGATAATATAGATAGATATATAGAATTGAGGGTGCAGGCAGATAGATTGACGAGTTGGGGATTGCCTTGAACAGAGAAGTTGCCGAGACAGCAAGAGAAATACCTATTCCGCCAATGTCGAAGAGGAAATCCGCCGCCATGGGAAAAATAAAAAGAACAGCGCTGGCGATAAAACCGATATTCAGACTCCAGAGACAAATGAGGGGTTCGATAATGAGGTTGGCGGCAACGCCGACGAGTGAAATTCTATTGAAATGATAGATTAGAAGCGGTGCAGTTCCGAGAGTTGCGGCCAAAGAGATGCCCATCGCCGCAACTACCCAGGTAACAGCTGTTATCGGCCATTTTCGCGTAAGAGCATCCTTTATCCTCCCGTTAATTTTGAATATTAACGGAACTGCTGCTGCAATTGCCATCACGGCGGAAAAGGTCAGCTGGAAAGATGGTGAGAAGAGATACCCCGGAGAGAGAATTAGAAGGAAAAGCGCCGCACAAGATATCAGTGGAACAAAGGAATGTTTTTTTCCCGAGCAGATGGCAAGAATAACGATCAGACTCATTATAAATGAACGCAGTACTGGTGCTTTGGCGCCGGCTATAAGTGCATAGAAGAGAAGAGGGGCAATGCAGAGTATTGCAGCAGTTTTTTTTGTATTGATCCTGAAGATAAGCCATTCCGAGCGGCGCAACAGCCAAAAGAAGATAGTAAAGAGGAAAACTCCAAGCAGCGACATGTGCATTCCGGAAATAGCAAGTATGTGCAATACGCCGGCATTTTTGAAAAGCTCAAGAGTGGAGGGCGAGATGGCAGATCTGTCCCCGGTGAGAAGAGCCTTGTAGACTGCTGCCGGCTCACCGCTGAGGCCCGCATCAATAGCTCTGTTTATCCTCTCCCGGAGAAGTTCAGGGAAGTATCTCAGTGCCTCTGAGAAAGATGTACTGTTGTGCACAACCACAACATGCAAAAGTGAAGAGACATACCCCGTGACATAGATATTCTGATTGGCAAGGTAGGCAGGATAGTCGAAGCTTCCCGGAGTCATAAATCTCTGCGGTTCTTGAAGTTTTGCCCGGACAGCAATGGTTTTTCCCGGAAGAATAGAGGACGGAAGCCTTTCTTTGATGGCGTAGCGAATGGTGCCGTGCGACGATTGATATTCGGAGGTCGCTGTACGTATCAAGATAGGATCAACATCAAACCTGGTCACCTCGCCATTAAAGCTGAAAAGGTGTTTGACTTTTCCCACCACCAGAAATTCTTCCTGATTATTGAGATTATTGAAAATATGAGTCAGGGAGGTTGGAGGATTCTGTGCTTCGCTGCCGGCATAGAGTCCAATCTGCAGGAAGAGCGGCAGCAGCAATAGATGGGCAGCCGTGATCCGTCTGCAGGCGGAGAAAAGCAGGAGCAGTGCAAATGTGATCAGGGTTAGGGAATGGTGATCATATTGCGGGAAACCATGGGAGATAACAATTCCCGAGATGTAGGAGAGAGTAATAGCGACAATAAGATGAGAGCGAAGTATTCGGGAAGGGCTCAAATGATTTCCTTGATGAATTCCAGATGGTTTTTAACGACATCCCGATTTTTCAGGACACATCTGAGTGCGGCATCTCCGCTTTGTCTGCGATAGTCTGGATCCTGGAGAAGCGTATCGAGGACGGCTATGAATATCTCCTGGTCCGGAACACTGAAACCACCGCCGCAGGCAATGAGATCCTCACTTATTTCCTCAAAATCCTCCATATAGATGCCGAAGATAACCGGTTTGCCCTGGGCTGCGGGTTCAAGCGGATTGTGCCCTCCGGCGTTGACGAGGCTTCCACCGACAAAGCAGATATCTCCTTGATTGTAGAAGGAAACCAGTTCACCAATTGTATCAAGGATGAATAGATCGGTGGTGAATTCCTGCTCTTTCGAGCGCAGCTGCGGATCTATGCCCGTAGATTTTGCCAGTAGGGCAATTTCCTCCGCTCTCTGTATGTCTCTTGGAGCGATGATGATCTTGAAATCATGAGTTTTCCGTAATACCAGGAAGGCTTCAAGAAGAAGAGCCTCTTCACCTGGATGGGTCGATCCGGCAATGAACAATGGTTTTCTATTATTCCTGAGAAAGCCGGCGGCAATATCCATATGTTGAGGGGGCAGTGATTCAAACTTGAGATTGCCTAATTTGCAGACCCTGTTTTTATCAATGCCGAAGTCAATAAAACGCTGGCTGTCAGCTTCGGTCTGCACGGCAAGAAAACGAAGCGATTGAAACATCGGTAAAAAGAAAAAGGAGTATCGCTGATATCTTTTCATGGAGCGCCGTGATATTCTGCCATTGACAAGAAGCGCCGGAATGTTTCGCTTTTCAAGCTGTCGGAGAAAATTGGGCCAGAAGTCGGTTTCGACCAGGATAAAAAGGTCCGGTGAGATGCGGTTTATATAATATGAGCACACCGGCAGTATATCCAGAGGAAAGGCAATTATCCGATCGCAATAGGGCGAGAGCATTTTTTTACTGAGTTCATAACCGGTTCGGGTGGAGGCCGAGAAGATCAGCGTGGTATCATCAAGTTCTTTTCTCAAGCCGGAAACAAGAGGAAGGGCAGAGGTAACCTCGCCTACGGAAAGGGCATGAATCCAGATGACACGTTCTCGGGATTTCAGCCTGGATAACTTCTTTCGCAGACCAAAACCCAGACGCCTGGGAATATTCTTACGGTATTTTTCCTGCAGTGCTATATAGAGGCAGAGCAGCGGAAAAAAAAGTATGAGTAATACTATATGTAAGAGATTATAAAATATCAGCAAATTTTACCCTCCATTCTGGAGCGGCATAATACCATAATGTCGTTCCCCGGGAAAGCGTAAGGATTAAAAGAAAGTGCAGGCATTAAAAGAAAACTTGTAATTGAACGGCGGGTCTGCACTTGTCCGCCGCAAAGCTGACTACTGCTGGCTCTGGTGCTCAGGAAGGAAATATATGAATATAATATTGGTTGGCGAACAAGAGATAATCCAGGGAAAGATTATTCTTATCGATCGCAGAGCTGAGCATATTGTCAAAGTTCTTAAAAGTGAGATCGGTGATATAGTAAAGATCGGAATCATTAACGGAAAAATTGGTACGGCAAAGATACTCGGTATAAAAAGGAAATTCCCTTTCTCGGTGGAACTCGAAGGGATTTTTACCTCCATGCCCCCGGATAAGAATCCGGTTGATCTATTGCTGGCCCTGCCGCGGCCGATAATGCTGCGCCGCATTCTCGCTCAGATAGCCTCCCTTGGTGTGGAAACACTGCATGTCGTCAATGCCGCACGTGTCGAGAAGAGCTTCTGGGATGCAGGTCTGCTGGAGCCGGAGGAGTATGAGCAGCATCTGATCTCTGGACTTGAGCAGTCAGTCGACACTGTTTTCCCAAGTATCTTCTTTCACAAGCGATTCAAACCGTTTATCGAAGATTTCTTTCCTTCGATTTCCCACAAATATAAATACCTGCTCTATGCCCATCCTGCCGGAAGAAAGCTTCTCGGCGAACTCCTTGGTCCCGGTAGCGGCAAAATTCTTGTAGCCATTGGTCCGGAAGGTGGATGGGTGGATTTCGAGACCGAAAAACTGGAAGCTTATGGTTTCGAGGGGTTTTCAATAGGACCGCGAATCCTCAAGGTAGATACGGCAGTGGTCAATATCCACGGCCGCGCTATGGCTGGAATCGAGGGTTAATGAGAGTGAGTTTATGGCAACAGCAAAAGGATAACTGCAGCGGTTAGAAATTTCTGTGCCTGCATTCATTGCATAATTGCAGATTTGCGTGTATATCCATTTTCCTTATTTAACTCCCTTGTTGTAGTTGACTTTCAGTCGTGAGAAAACCAGTGAAAGCTATTGTAGGTCTAGGAAAAATATTGCCTCAACTTGGATTGTTGACAGCCATGATGCTATGGGCCAGCTCATTTGTCGCCCTGAAAATTGCCTTTCGTGCATATGATCCTATGGTTGTCATTTTCGGCCGAATGCTGGTGGCAAGTATGTGCTTTCTGATTATTG is a window from the Desulfopila inferna genome containing:
- a CDS encoding DNA internalization-related competence protein ComEC/Rec2 translates to MSPSRILRSHLIVAITLSYISGIVISHGFPQYDHHSLTLITFALLLLFSACRRITAAHLLLLPLFLQIGLYAGSEAQNPPTSLTHIFNNLNNQEEFLVVGKVKHLFSFNGEVTRFDVDPILIRTATSEYQSSHGTIRYAIKERLPSSILPGKTIAVRAKLQEPQRFMTPGSFDYPAYLANQNIYVTGYVSSLLHVVVVHNSTSFSEALRYFPELLRERINRAIDAGLSGEPAAVYKALLTGDRSAISPSTLELFKNAGVLHILAISGMHMSLLGVFLFTIFFWLLRRSEWLIFRINTKKTAAILCIAPLLFYALIAGAKAPVLRSFIMSLIVILAICSGKKHSFVPLISCAALFLLILSPGYLFSPSFQLTFSAVMAIAAAVPLIFKINGRIKDALTRKWPITAVTWVVAAMGISLAATLGTAPLLIYHFNRISLVGVAANLIIEPLICLWSLNIGFIASAVLFIFPMAADFLFDIGGIGISLAVSATSLFKAIPNSSIYLPAPSILYIYLYYLSFLPFFLKEHYPARYHLPSLLLPAVALLFLAWPPGEVTKSLTKESTIAYLDVGHGSCTFIEMPGGRRLLIDGGAISSPAFNIGERVIAPYIFRRGIGRIDDIVITHPDSDHYNGLIFILRHFKVKTLWLSQKDYDAEGWNRLLLTAAEKNVTVKIPLSNTILHQNGDASLTVLTNTSTPSAITSNDNGLVLKYRHGSFSALFPGDISAKMEEHLVTDQLDLKANLLLATHHGSSTSNSELFVDKVRPDVMVVSSGNHGTFPAPSVLERCRRHHVAVLPIKTAGTVTVTTKKGEYHIDTLLSLD
- a CDS encoding 16S rRNA (uracil(1498)-N(3))-methyltransferase, giving the protein MNIILVGEQEIIQGKIILIDRRAEHIVKVLKSEIGDIVKIGIINGKIGTAKILGIKRKFPFSVELEGIFTSMPPDKNPVDLLLALPRPIMLRRILAQIASLGVETLHVVNAARVEKSFWDAGLLEPEEYEQHLISGLEQSVDTVFPSIFFHKRFKPFIEDFFPSISHKYKYLLYAHPAGRKLLGELLGPGSGKILVAIGPEGGWVDFETEKLEAYGFEGFSIGPRILKVDTAVVNIHGRAMAGIEG
- a CDS encoding 3-deoxy-D-manno-octulosonic acid transferase; the protein is MLIFYNLLHIVLLILFFPLLCLYIALQEKYRKNIPRRLGFGLRKKLSRLKSRERVIWIHALSVGEVTSALPLVSGLRKELDDTTLIFSASTRTGYELSKKMLSPYCDRIIAFPLDILPVCSYYINRISPDLFILVETDFWPNFLRQLEKRNIPALLVNGRISRRSMKRYQRYSFFFLPMFQSLRFLAVQTEADSQRFIDFGIDKNRVCKLGNLKFESLPPQHMDIAAGFLRNNRKPLFIAGSTHPGEEALLLEAFLVLRKTHDFKIIIAPRDIQRAEEIALLAKSTGIDPQLRSKEQEFTTDLFILDTIGELVSFYNQGDICFVGGSLVNAGGHNPLEPAAQGKPVIFGIYMEDFEEISEDLIACGGGFSVPDQEIFIAVLDTLLQDPDYRRQSGDAALRCVLKNRDVVKNHLEFIKEII